GGAACAGGCCGCAGCTGCCGCGCACCGTCGAGCTGAACAGCATGGTCTGCCCGTCCAGCCACACCGGCCGCTCCGGCATGGCGCCCACGTGGCAGTCGCCGCCCACGGCATTGCCGACGGGATGGTCGTGCCCGGCGTCCAGGCGCAGCACCACCCCGTCGGGGCTGGTCACGTACAGGTGTGTGTGCTCGGTGTTGCCTTTCCCCTCGGGGCGACCCACCAGGGCGAAGCGCTCGCCATCCGGGTGCGGGACGACCGCCGTGATCGCCGAATTCCAGCGCGTCTGCTGGATAGGCTCTTCGTCTAATGGCAGGGCCCACACCTCCTGCTGCCAGTGCGCGGCCCGCAGGTCATCCGTAGAGCTCACGAACAGCACGCCCCGGCTGTCCGGCCGCCACGCGTACGCATTGATCGCCACGGCCGGAGCGTGCCACTCGGTCAGGGTGGCAGCCTGCACGTCATAGCGCCACAGGCGGGCGGGCCGCTCCGGCAGCCAGTCCTGGCCGTTGAAGCGGTAGCGGGGCCGGGTGATGACGCGCGCCTCGCCCCGTTCGTCCCGCCGGTCCTCATCGTCGCCCACGCTCAGGAACGACAAAAAACGGCCGTCCGGACTCCACTGCACGTCCTGCGCAGGGTTCTTCAGGTGGGTCAGACGCGTGGCCTCGCCCCCTGACAGCGGGAGCAGGTGCAGCTGTCCCTTCAGGCCCCCGCCGTCTCGCACGAAGGCCAAGTGCGTTCCGTCCGGCGACCAGCGCGGCGACGTGTCGCGCCCTTCGCCCGCCGTGATGGCCCGCGCCGCGCCGTCCCCGGCCAGCCAGATGTGGGCCCTGTAGCGGGGCCGCGCGAAGGTCGGCTCCGGCTTCAGCGGGTCTTCTTCCTCGACCCGTGAGAGTACGAAGGCAACGTGGCGGCCGTCCGGACTGATCTGCGGATCCGACGGGAAGGCCAGGGCCAGCAGACTCTGCGGTGTGGGTCGGGCCGGTACGGTGGACGGCGACGCGGTCGTGGCGGTCATCCGCGCAGTCAAGCACGGGGGGCCTTCGCGATCATGATGCTTCACTCAAGAACAGATGACGGCGCTCCCATGGCCAGCCTATCCAGCCATGACATGGCCAGCTAGCATAGGAGTACCGGTATCGGCGG
The Deinococcus sp. KSM4-11 DNA segment above includes these coding regions:
- a CDS encoding S9 family peptidase, with translation MTATTASPSTVPARPTPQSLLALAFPSDPQISPDGRHVAFVLSRVEEEDPLKPEPTFARPRYRAHIWLAGDGAARAITAGEGRDTSPRWSPDGTHLAFVRDGGGLKGQLHLLPLSGGEATRLTHLKNPAQDVQWSPDGRFLSFLSVGDDEDRRDERGEARVITRPRYRFNGQDWLPERPARLWRYDVQAATLTEWHAPAVAINAYAWRPDSRGVLFVSSTDDLRAAHWQQEVWALPLDEEPIQQTRWNSAITAVVPHPDGERFALVGRPEGKGNTEHTHLYVTSPDGVVLRLDAGHDHPVGNAVGGDCHVGAMPERPVWLDGQTMLFSSTVRGSCGLFRATLDGSDERVTAHDHRPDGVIAAFTANASGVALLREAADTFPEVELSGVTVTALNDRLPFPARPPQRVTFSTPLGEGEGWVLLPDGDAPAPALLNIHGGPHTDYGHAFTHEFQLLAAQGYGVCYSNPRGSIGYGQAWVDAIHGQWGSVDQDDLLAFFDTCLDAIPRLDRTRTAVMGGSYGGFMTNWITAHTPRFQAAITDRSICNLISFAGTSDIGLRFWEDELGLSAHRRADTPRLWDMSPLQYVEDVRTPTLIVHSVLDHRCPIEQGEQWYAALTQLGVPARFVRFPGEDHELSRSGRPDRRMIRLQETLDWLGRWLGNTAH